A window of the Cystobacter fuscus genome harbors these coding sequences:
- a CDS encoding VRR-NUC domain-containing protein produces the protein MRYAAQRDKAEPAVVRALQLTGWTVVPVSAPGFPDLLCVRRGVVVLLEVKSKGGRMQPAQVELHARLRVAGLAVAVVTTPEEALAAVRGDVQRTALTEPAKRRGSAGRTLAELATPNTLNPGRRRT, from the coding sequence ATGAGGTACGCCGCCCAGAGGGACAAGGCCGAGCCCGCCGTGGTGCGGGCGTTGCAACTCACCGGGTGGACGGTGGTGCCGGTGTCCGCCCCGGGCTTCCCGGACTTGCTGTGCGTGCGCCGCGGCGTGGTGGTGCTGCTCGAGGTGAAGAGCAAGGGTGGGCGGATGCAGCCCGCCCAGGTGGAGCTCCACGCCCGGCTGCGCGTGGCGGGCCTCGCGGTGGCCGTCGTCACCACGCCCGAGGAGGCGCTGGCGGCCGTGCGCGGCGACGTGCAGCGCACCGCCCTCACCGAGCCCGCGAAGCGCCGGGGTAGCGCGGGCCGCACCCTCGCCGAGCTCGCCACCCCAAACACTCTCAACCCAGGCAGGAGGAGGACATGA